TTGAAATCGGGACAGGCGCCGGAAAGTACCAAAGTCCGCCGAAGGCGGATCCGTCCTCCGGCGGAGAAAAATCAAGCGTTCACTACGCGAAACGCTTCGTGAAGTGTAGCTATCGGAAAAAACGGCTGGAAATTTCCACTCAGAAGAAACAAATAAACTAGGCGCCTTCGGCGCCGTCGAACAGTATTTGTTTCTTGATCCTGCCCTGGAAATTTCCTAATCGCCATTTTTTCCGAAGGCCCTATCTGGAGCGCTACTCTCCTAATTGAAAATGAGACACTATCGATTTTTGATTTATGCTTCAAGAGAATTAAATTTAACACACGCGCCCATAGCTCAACTGGATAGAGCAACGGCCTTCTAAGCCGTAGGTTGTTGGTTCGAGTCCAACTGGGCGTACTCCCCTTCAAGCACGTTCCCGTTAGCGCTCGCTCATGTCGGAAGTCGAAACTCAAAGTAGAATTCGCACAGGTGGACCTTCCCCTTCAACTGAAAGCGGCTGTCCGACGTCACAGCGTCTGAATACCCGTTCGTCCGGTCAGGAGATCAACTTACGCTTTCAAATCAACCGTCGACTTGAACTCCGGCTGCTTACGTACTTTAGTCGCCTGTTCGAATGAATACGCGAGCTTGATCAGCTTCGCCTCGGTCCAAGCGAGTCCGAAGAACGAAATCCCAATTGGAAGGCCGAAAACAAAACCGGCAGGCACGGTCACACTGGGGTAGCCTGCGACTGCGGCAGGCATAGAGCTTCCACCCAGGAAATGATCTCCATCGACCAGATCCGTCAGCCACGCAGGACTGTCCGTCGGCGCAACGAGAGCGTCGAGATTGAATTTTTTCATCACCGCGTCTATGCCTTCCTGCCTGACAAGCTTGCGGCATTTCGCCAGCGCATCCAGATATTCTTTGTTTGTCAGCGGTCCCCTTGCTTCGGCCTTTATGAATAGATCCTGACCGAAATAGGGCATCTCTTTAGTCTTGTTCTTCTCGTTAAAACCAATCAGGTCACTCAGCGTGTGCATGGGCGCGTCTGGCCCGAGCCTTTCGAGGTAAGCCTTCATGTCCGATTTCAATTCGTATTGCAGAACCAGGTCCTCGGCGTTGCCGAGCTTGGCCAGAGATTTTATTTCAACCGGATCAACGAGCACAGCACCGGCGGATTTTATCGCCGCGATGGCGGTGTTGATCACGGTGTCGACTCCCTCATGAAATCCGAAGAAGCTCCGCACAACTCCTATCCTCGCACCTTTAAGTCCGTCAGCGTCCAGAAATTTCGTATAATCTGTGAAGAATTTTCCTTTGCTCGCCTTGCTTGCTTTGTCAGCGGAGTCGACTCCTACAAGTGCTCCGAGGAGCGTCGCCGCGTCCCTGACGCTGCGCCCCATAGGGCCGGCCGTGTCCTGTGAGTGCGAAATCGGGATCACTCCTGTCCTGCTTACCAGTCCGACAGTTGGCTTGATACCGACGATGCCATTTAACGAAGACGGACTGACAATCGAGCCGTCAGTCTCCGTACCGACAGCAACTCCTGTCAGATTTGCGGAGACTGCTGCCGCGGATCCCGAGCTTGATCCGGAAGTGTTACGATCGAGTGCGTAGGGATTCCTGGTCAGTCCGCCCCGGCCGCTCCAGCCGCTCGTGGAATGACTCGACCTGATATTTGCCCATTCGCTCAAATTAGTTTTACCGAGTACGACGGCTCCGGCTTTTCGGAGCTGTCCGACGAGGAAAGAATCGCCCGGCGGCTTCGAGCCGACGAGAGCGAGTGAACCCGCCGTGGTCATCATCTTATCGGCTGTATCGATATTGTCTTTTATCAGAACCGGTATACCATGCATCGCACCTCGCGAACCTTTTTCTTTTCGCTCCTTATCGAGCTGGTCGGCGATGTCGAGGGCATCGGGATTTAATTCTATGACGCTGTTCACCATCGGACCGTGTTTGTCTACCTCGTCGATTCTCGAAAGATAATGTTCCACGATGGAACGAGACGTGTATTTTCCGGACTCCATACCCGCCTGCAGCACGCCGACAGTGATCTCGTCAAATTCAGACGACTGAACTTCGAACGAGCGTGCAGAAGTCGAGCCGGACCTCACAAAAGACGGGAACGCGACCGCCGCAACTCCGCCGGCCAGCGCGGTCTTTAATATATTCCTCCGTCCAAGATCAGTGTTTATTTCAGTTCTCGATCTCTTCTTCCCCATGGTGTCTCCTCCTCTCCTGATTGTTTAATCGCAACTCGAAGTCAGGTAATAGCCGACCATACATCCCGAGTAATTGCCAGATCAAATATGAACGATACTCTATTCCGAAATGAACATCTCCTGAAATTTTATGCCCGACAGTTCTTCTGCGAATTTGTCATCCCTTTCATCTCAGCGCCTAAGTCTTTACGGTGAACCGCTTTATCTTCTGCGTCGTGGTCTTCTGAAATTCCTCATCGCGTACGAAGAATTTCTTGATTTGCTTATAGGAAGGAAGTTCCTGGTTTACCCTTTTTATTTCGCCGTCGATGATCTCGTTTATCAACTCAGGTGTAATCTTTATCCCTTTCGACTCCGACACCTCAATAAACGATTCCGCGTCCACGACGATCTGGGCGCCAATGATTTCTCCCTCCTTCGCGTTGTCTTCGCCGTATACCATGCTCTCGAGTATGAACGGACTCCGGTTCAGCACGTCTTCAATTTCCTCCGGGAAAACGTTCTTTCCGGATTTGGATATAATTACATTCTTCTTTCGCCCGCTGATATGCAGAAATCCGTCTTCATCTATGAATCCGATATCTCCTGTCTTGAACCATCCGTCGTCCATCGTGTCTTTAGTCGCCTGGTCGTTTTTATAGTAGCCGACCATCACGTTCGGTGCTTTTACAAATACTTCACCGTGTCCCTCCGGATCCGGCTCACTTATTTTCAATTCAACATGTGAAAGCGGAAGCCCCGCAGCGTCATCCTTAAAACAATCGAGCCGGTTAAGCGCGAGAATCGGCGATGTCTCAGTCAGCCCGTATCCCTGCACGAAACCGAATCCGAATTCTCGTAGACCCTTCGCTACGACCGGATCGGGTGCCGCACCGCCGGCAATGAAGCATCGGATCGAACCGCCAAACCTGTGATGGATCTCCTTGAACACGAGTTTCTTCGAGCCCTTCCAGCCGATCTTCTGGAGGAGGTCCGTAGCCCTGATCATCGGACGTATGATGGGTGCTACGAGCTTCTTCTCTTTTATTCCCCTGTAAATCGCCTTGAACATCTTATCGTAAAGAAGCGGTACAGCAAGGAGTATCGTCGGCTTCACACGCTGGAGATCCTCGACGATAGTCTTGAGCGATCTCGCGAAATGGACGGACGAGCCGCCGTAGAGCGGGCACAATAAGCCGCACGTGCATTCGTAAGTATGATGGATGGGAAGGACGGAGAGGAAGCTGTCCGTCGGGAAAATCCCGAACATGCTCACCATGTCCATGAGATTTGAGGCGATGTTTTTCTGGCTCAACATGACTCCCTTGGCGCGCCCGAGCGTTCCGGACGTAAATATGATTACCGCCAGGTCGTCGGGATTGATGTCCGGCAGCTGGCCTTGATCGATTCCCTTCGTCGACGAGATCATCCTGCTCATCGGAAGGAATCCGTCATCTTCTTCTTTCGAGTCCATATTTATGTAATGCTTCAGATTATGCAGCGATGGTCTCTTCTCGCGGAACATAGGTTCGTATGTCTCCGAGAAGATCACAGCTGTCGCATCGGACTCGTGAAGTATGTTCAGAATTTCGTTGACCCCGAGATTCTTGTCGACCGGCACTACCACATTATTAAATGCCATGGATGTCAGATACGCGAGTGCCCATTGAACGCGGTTCTCACCGATGACCGCGATGTGGTCCCTTTCTTTAATCCCAATGCTTCGCATCGCGGTTCCGAACCGCAAAACGTTATCAAGCAGCCCCTGGAAACTCAGCCTGCCGATCGGTGTGTCATTCAGATCCTCAAGGGCGAGTTTCTGACCGTACCTCCGCGCCGATTCGAGGAGCATGTGCTGAACCGAATTGATGCGAGGCACGTCGAAGAACTTGAGATTCTTTTTCATGACTGATCCTCTTTCTGGCTTTTGCCTCTTCTCTGTTTCTCGAGCACGGTCAATCTGTCAGAATTGCAGTCAGATGCCGCATGGTGCTCCTGCATCAAGTTCGAAGTTTTAAAATCTAAAAACAGACCTTTATAGTGGAAACGGAATTCTTCTTCGTCTCCAGGATCACGCGATCGCCTGCGAACGGAACCTCCTTGCCATCTTCTTCGAGGAAATTCGATTCGAGCACTCGTTTAGGGACACGCGGAAGAGTGAGCTCAGCCTTTGAGCTCGTGCCTTCGGCATCGTACCACTGTATTATCCAGGCATCCGATTCCTCGGCTTTTTTTGCTACTGTCAGCACAAGGTTCGATGGGGACAACGTGAAGAATGAATGTTCCGCAGGTAGCTTGCCATTGTGGATCGACCCGAACTCGGCAATAAGAGGATAATTGTAATCGTACCCTTCGCGGTCAGTTCCTCCATCCTTCCAACTCCCTGCATGAGAATAAATTGCGTATTTGATTTCATGTTCACCACGATCTGCAGTTGGGTCGGGCCACACGGGCGAGCGCAGTAGTGAAAGGCGCATTACATTTCCCTTCGTATCGTATCCATATTTCGACTTGTTCAGGAGGCTTACGCCGAAATCGTCATGAGACATGTCGGCCCATCTTTCGGCGGGCACCTCGAACTCTGCTTTCTCCCAACTGTCGGTGGGTATCGTGGCACGCACTATCGAACCGTACGGAATTTCATAAGTCGCGAGAGAGTCGTGGATATTAAGCGGGAAGGCTACTTTAAGCATAACGTGTGTTTCCCACCAATCCGCGTCGAGCCCGAAATCGACCCTGTCAATTCCGTTGTACAATATGATATCCTGTTTAAAGAAGGAGCTGGGGAAATTGTCGGTCGGGAACGCACCGACCTGGCCCGGCTTCAGAAAATCCCTGTAAACCCGGAGCACCACTCTCACCGGGCCGTTCTCCACAACTTCTATCTTCCTGAAGGTCGAGGGGTACTCGACTCCGGTGAACCCGATGTTCCACGCGTCCCATTGTTTCGGTTTGTCCTCAAGGAACTGAAGCCTATTGCCGAACCCGTCCAGCACTTCCCTTCCTTTCTTCTTGTCGATAATGCTCTTCACCCACCCGGAATCGGGGTCGACAACCACTTTGTAGAACTGGTTCTCGAGAGTTGTAGAGTCAATCTTCAGATCGGTCGACGCAACGCGCGATTTGCCTTCGCGGAGTTCGTAAGTTTTATAACCGAGAGACGGCACATCGCGCGCGATAAAAATTATTTCGCGGGAATACTCGCTCAGGTCAACTGCCTGCGAAGGAATCTCAACACCTTTCGAATCGAAGAGCGAGTAATCTCTGAGATCGCCCGAGGGAAGTTTCAACTTGACCACATCGGTTCTGTCCCATGATAGAGGATTATAGACGACGATCGGTTTTCCCTTCAGCTTCGAAGTGTTGATTTGCTTTTCGATCTCGTCGAGCGAGCCATCGAGCTGGTACTTGCCTATCTCTTCCGCCTTCTCATATCGCTTCGCGGCATCGATGTAGTTCTCGCGAATACCGGAACCCGGTAGTATATCGTGGAACTGGTTGAACATCACTTCACGCCATCCATTTTGAAAATCATCGCTATTGTATTTCCGGCCGTACATCGTCGCGATCGTGGAAAACTTCTCCGCATTGGTCATCAGGACTTCCGATTTCCTGTTTGCCTTCTTGGTCTCCGACTGAGTCGTGAAAGTTCCCTGGTGATACTCGAGATAAAGTTCGCTGTCCCACACCGGCAGTTTCGAAAGGTCGTTCTTCTTCAGCCAGTCGATATATTTCGCCGTCGTTCCGAATTCAATTCTTGGATAAATGT
Above is a window of Candidatus Kryptoniota bacterium DNA encoding:
- a CDS encoding amidase: MGKKRSRTEINTDLGRRNILKTALAGGVAAVAFPSFVRSGSTSARSFEVQSSEFDEITVGVLQAGMESGKYTSRSIVEHYLSRIDEVDKHGPMVNSVIELNPDALDIADQLDKERKEKGSRGAMHGIPVLIKDNIDTADKMMTTAGSLALVGSKPPGDSFLVGQLRKAGAVVLGKTNLSEWANIRSSHSTSGWSGRGGLTRNPYALDRNTSGSSSGSAAAVSANLTGVAVGTETDGSIVSPSSLNGIVGIKPTVGLVSRTGVIPISHSQDTAGPMGRSVRDAATLLGALVGVDSADKASKASKGKFFTDYTKFLDADGLKGARIGVVRSFFGFHEGVDTVINTAIAAIKSAGAVLVDPVEIKSLAKLGNAEDLVLQYELKSDMKAYLERLGPDAPMHTLSDLIGFNEKNKTKEMPYFGQDLFIKAEARGPLTNKEYLDALAKCRKLVRQEGIDAVMKKFNLDALVAPTDSPAWLTDLVDGDHFLGGSSMPAAVAGYPSVTVPAGFVFGLPIGISFFGLAWTEAKLIKLAYSFEQATKVRKQPEFKSTVDLKA
- a CDS encoding AMP-binding protein yields the protein MKKNLKFFDVPRINSVQHMLLESARRYGQKLALEDLNDTPIGRLSFQGLLDNVLRFGTAMRSIGIKERDHIAVIGENRVQWALAYLTSMAFNNVVVPVDKNLGVNEILNILHESDATAVIFSETYEPMFREKRPSLHNLKHYINMDSKEEDDGFLPMSRMISSTKGIDQGQLPDINPDDLAVIIFTSGTLGRAKGVMLSQKNIASNLMDMVSMFGIFPTDSFLSVLPIHHTYECTCGLLCPLYGGSSVHFARSLKTIVEDLQRVKPTILLAVPLLYDKMFKAIYRGIKEKKLVAPIIRPMIRATDLLQKIGWKGSKKLVFKEIHHRFGGSIRCFIAGGAAPDPVVAKGLREFGFGFVQGYGLTETSPILALNRLDCFKDDAAGLPLSHVELKISEPDPEGHGEVFVKAPNVMVGYYKNDQATKDTMDDGWFKTGDIGFIDEDGFLHISGRKKNVIISKSGKNVFPEEIEDVLNRSPFILESMVYGEDNAKEGEIIGAQIVVDAESFIEVSESKGIKITPELINEIIDGEIKRVNQELPSYKQIKKFFVRDEEFQKTTTQKIKRFTVKT
- a CDS encoding glycoside hydrolase family 38 C-terminal domain-containing protein; translation: MNSFFRISLTLFFILPFSKADSQPIVQTHVDALARALDSLAASVNVNNWKVSPDLSTGLLKGDPTSSGFDDSKWDNARLGDEIDLDSCWIRKVYVLPDTIFGKPVRGKVSLLVKFDNYGYMYINGVDYGYFAYEQEFLLTEDAKPGMQFVIAIKAVNGGAMMHLLRAELRNDIISRLPDLMQDLSLSLRVGQKLLSFDTYQTNARVKVDPHIDKSKISHDEKVGLNDLLQDLASKVDVAALEHGETQKFISSVDSVRPQLKAIDDFVKQFTLYFVSNAHIDAAWLWRYPETIQVCRNTFASVLHMMDVRPDLTYAQSAAAYYNWMERDYPRVFDGIKQRVKDGRWEVVGGMWIEPDCNLPSGESWFHQLLYSQKYFKKNLGVEAKIGWNPDSFGYDWNMPEFYTNSGIDAFITQKIGWNETNVFPYRLFFWESADGSRILSYFPFDYGTEISNPYQLTDWLRQFEANTGFTNMMVLFGIGDHGGGPSLEMMKRIDHLKTLDIYPRIEFGTTAKYIDWLKKNDLSKLPVWDSELYLEYHQGTFTTQSETKKANRKSEVLMTNAEKFSTIATMYGRKYNSDDFQNGWREVMFNQFHDILPGSGIRENYIDAAKRYEKAEEIGKYQLDGSLDEIEKQINTSKLKGKPIVVYNPLSWDRTDVVKLKLPSGDLRDYSLFDSKGVEIPSQAVDLSEYSREIIFIARDVPSLGYKTYELREGKSRVASTDLKIDSTTLENQFYKVVVDPDSGWVKSIIDKKKGREVLDGFGNRLQFLEDKPKQWDAWNIGFTGVEYPSTFRKIEVVENGPVRVVLRVYRDFLKPGQVGAFPTDNFPSSFFKQDIILYNGIDRVDFGLDADWWETHVMLKVAFPLNIHDSLATYEIPYGSIVRATIPTDSWEKAEFEVPAERWADMSHDDFGVSLLNKSKYGYDTKGNVMRLSLLRSPVWPDPTADRGEHEIKYAIYSHAGSWKDGGTDREGYDYNYPLIAEFGSIHNGKLPAEHSFFTLSPSNLVLTVAKKAEESDAWIIQWYDAEGTSSKAELTLPRVPKRVLESNFLEEDGKEVPFAGDRVILETKKNSVSTIKVCF